A window of the Luoshenia tenuis genome harbors these coding sequences:
- the kdpF gene encoding K(+)-transporting ATPase subunit F, which yields MMIILGIIVLLMGCYLVYALVHPEKF from the coding sequence ATGATGATAATCCTAGGCATTATTGTTTTACTGATGGGGTGCTATCTGGTATACGCACTGGTGCACCCGGAGAAATTCTAA
- the dnaK gene encoding molecular chaperone DnaK: MGKIIGIDLGTTNSCVAVMEGGEAVVIPNPEGARTTPSVVAFTKEGERLVGQVAKRQAITNPDRTVSSIKREMGSNYKVRVDGNDYTPQEISAMILSKLKADAESYLGEPVTQAVITVPAYFSDSQRQATKDAGRIAGLEVLRIINEPTAAALAYGMDKEHNQKILVYDLGGGTFDVSILEIGDGVFEVMATHGNNRLGGDDFDQRLVDYMADEFKKENGIDLRSDRMAHQRLKEAAEKAKIELSGVLTSNVNLPFITADASGPKHLDMTITRAKFNELTHDLVEQTTGPMNQALQDAGLTASQVDKVILVGGSTRIPAVAEAVQKITGKEPFKGINPDECVALGAAIQGGVLGGDVKDILLLDVTPLSLGIETMGGVFTRLIDRNTTIPTKKSQIFSTAADGQTSVEVHVLQGEREMATYNKTLGRFQLTGIAPAPRGVPQIEVTFDIDANGIVHVSAKDLGTGNEQNVTITASTNLSDDEIDKAVKEAEQYAAEDKKRKEEVEVRNQADQMVYSTEKSLKELGDKLDAADKDKVQAGLDALKKALEGGNLEQIKAETEKLTQVSYDAFGKVYQQQAAGQQAGAQGANPGPDAGNAGAQSGPDNVVDADYEVVDDDKK; the protein is encoded by the coding sequence ATGGGAAAAATTATCGGTATTGACTTAGGTACGACCAACTCCTGCGTAGCCGTTATGGAAGGCGGCGAGGCGGTTGTCATCCCCAATCCGGAGGGCGCGCGCACCACGCCTTCGGTCGTGGCGTTCACCAAGGAGGGCGAGCGGCTGGTAGGCCAGGTGGCCAAGCGCCAGGCCATCACCAATCCGGACAGGACGGTTTCTTCCATCAAGCGCGAGATGGGCAGCAATTATAAAGTGCGGGTAGACGGCAACGACTACACCCCGCAGGAGATCAGCGCGATGATCCTGAGCAAGCTTAAGGCGGATGCCGAAAGCTACTTGGGCGAGCCGGTGACCCAGGCGGTCATCACCGTGCCGGCCTACTTCTCGGACAGCCAGCGCCAGGCCACCAAGGATGCCGGGCGTATCGCAGGCCTGGAGGTATTGCGCATCATCAACGAGCCTACGGCTGCGGCCCTGGCTTACGGCATGGATAAAGAACATAACCAGAAGATCCTGGTTTACGATCTGGGCGGCGGCACGTTCGACGTGTCCATTCTGGAGATCGGCGACGGCGTGTTCGAGGTTATGGCGACCCACGGCAACAACCGCCTGGGCGGCGATGATTTTGACCAGCGCCTGGTGGATTACATGGCCGACGAGTTTAAAAAGGAAAACGGCATCGACCTGCGCAGCGACAGGATGGCCCATCAGCGCCTGAAAGAGGCGGCTGAAAAAGCCAAGATCGAGCTTTCCGGCGTGTTGACCAGTAACGTCAACCTGCCCTTTATTACGGCGGATGCTTCCGGCCCCAAGCACCTGGATATGACCATTACCCGGGCCAAGTTCAACGAGCTGACCCACGACCTGGTCGAGCAGACCACCGGCCCCATGAACCAGGCGCTGCAGGATGCGGGGCTGACGGCCTCTCAGGTCGATAAGGTTATTCTGGTGGGCGGTTCCACCCGCATCCCCGCTGTGGCGGAGGCGGTGCAGAAGATCACCGGCAAAGAGCCCTTTAAGGGCATCAACCCTGATGAGTGTGTGGCGCTGGGCGCGGCCATTCAGGGCGGCGTGCTGGGCGGCGATGTCAAGGACATCCTGCTGCTGGATGTAACGCCCCTTTCCTTGGGTATTGAGACCATGGGCGGCGTGTTTACCCGCCTGATCGACCGGAACACCACCATCCCCACCAAAAAGAGCCAGATCTTCTCCACGGCGGCAGATGGACAGACCTCGGTGGAGGTGCATGTGCTGCAGGGCGAGCGCGAGATGGCCACCTATAACAAGACACTGGGCCGCTTCCAGCTGACCGGCATCGCCCCGGCTCCCCGCGGCGTGCCGCAGATCGAGGTGACCTTCGATATCGACGCCAACGGCATCGTGCACGTATCCGCTAAGGATCTGGGCACGGGCAACGAGCAGAACGTTACGATCACCGCGTCGACCAATCTGTCCGACGATGAGATCGATAAGGCCGTGAAAGAGGCCGAGCAGTATGCGGCCGAGGATAAGAAGCGCAAAGAGGAAGTGGAAGTGCGCAACCAGGCCGATCAGATGGTCTATTCCACCGAGAAGAGCTTGAAGGAATTGGGCGATAAGCTGGATGCGGCGGATAAAGACAAGGTGCAGGCCGGTCTTGACGCCCTTAAAAAGGCGTTGGAGGGCGGCAACCTGGAGCAGATCAAGGCTGAGACCGAGAAACTTACCCAGGTTTCCTACGATGCTTTCGGCAAGGTCTACCAGCAGCAGGCGGCAGGGCAGCAGGCCGGCGCCCAGGGCGCCAATCCGGGCCCGGATGCGGGCAACGCCGGCGCACAAAGCGGCCCGGATAACGTTGTGGACGCCGACTATGAAGTGGTGGACGACGATAAAAAATAA
- the grpE gene encoding nucleotide exchange factor GrpE — protein MEEKNENLNQETEPNAADCGQQAEAACEEPKAQDKKKDKKKHKDAELEKIKALLEKEQQQSADYLNTAQRLQAEFDNFRRRNQTLRADAYQDGKLDTLKELLPVLDNFERAMAAKADADAFFEGVEKIYKQLLETMTKMGVEEIPALGETFDPEKHHAVMQAEATQDYPAGTVCEVFQKGYRAGEKVLRYSMVKVAQ, from the coding sequence ATGGAAGAAAAAAACGAGAATTTAAATCAGGAAACCGAGCCTAACGCAGCGGACTGCGGGCAGCAGGCTGAAGCGGCCTGCGAAGAGCCCAAGGCGCAGGATAAGAAAAAAGATAAGAAGAAGCATAAGGATGCGGAGCTTGAAAAGATCAAGGCGCTGCTGGAGAAAGAGCAGCAGCAGTCGGCTGATTATCTCAATACGGCCCAGCGCCTTCAGGCAGAGTTTGATAACTTCCGCCGCCGCAACCAGACCCTGCGGGCGGACGCCTATCAGGACGGCAAGCTGGATACCCTGAAAGAGCTGCTGCCGGTGCTGGACAACTTTGAGCGGGCGATGGCGGCAAAAGCCGATGCGGACGCGTTCTTTGAGGGTGTGGAAAAGATTTACAAACAGCTGCTGGAGACTATGACCAAGATGGGCGTGGAGGAGATTCCGGCCCTGGGCGAGACCTTTGACCCGGAAAAGCATCACGCGGTGATGCAGGCCGAGGCCACGCAGGATTATCCCGCCGGCACCGTTTGCGAGGTGTTCCAGAAGGGATACCGCGCGGGCGAAAAGGTTTTGCGTTACAGCATGGTAAAAGTGGCACAATAA
- the dnaJ gene encoding molecular chaperone DnaJ, translating into MRLLAKRDYYEVLGVAKDASDADIKKAYRNLAKKYHPDLNPGDKEAEAKFKEVNEAYETLSDSQRRAQYDQFGPEGPQAAGFGGGGFEGFGGFGGFGGVEDIFEAFMGGGFRGQSARRNGPARGEDIHVEVTLSFEDAAFGVQREINVTRDEVCQECGGSGAKKGTQPTTCTVCGGTGQVQVAQQTILGRVMNVRTCETCHGTGHIINDPCPKCNGRGKVRRSRKIKVNIPAGVDDGQAVTMRGEGQPGTRGGPAGDLYVHLRVRPHKLFRRENYDLYCDIPITYAQATLGGEIEVPTLEEKVRYNIPEGTQPGTTFRLRGKGIKVLNSNAKGHLYVTVTLEVPKRLSAEQKELLRKFDASLGNAQHEKRKNFFEKMKDAFGG; encoded by the coding sequence GTGAGGCTTTTGGCCAAACGTGATTATTATGAGGTGCTGGGCGTTGCAAAAGACGCCAGCGATGCGGATATTAAAAAAGCCTATCGCAATCTGGCAAAAAAATATCATCCGGACCTGAACCCTGGCGATAAAGAGGCCGAGGCCAAGTTTAAAGAGGTCAACGAGGCGTATGAAACGTTGAGCGATTCCCAGCGCCGCGCCCAGTACGACCAGTTTGGCCCGGAGGGGCCGCAGGCGGCCGGCTTTGGCGGCGGTGGCTTTGAGGGCTTCGGCGGTTTCGGCGGCTTTGGCGGTGTCGAGGATATTTTTGAGGCCTTTATGGGCGGCGGTTTCCGCGGGCAGAGCGCACGGCGCAATGGGCCTGCGCGCGGGGAAGATATCCATGTGGAGGTCACCCTGAGTTTTGAGGACGCGGCCTTTGGCGTGCAGCGGGAGATCAACGTCACCCGCGACGAGGTATGCCAGGAGTGCGGCGGCAGCGGCGCCAAAAAGGGCACCCAGCCTACGACTTGTACGGTCTGCGGCGGTACCGGCCAGGTACAGGTGGCCCAGCAGACGATCTTAGGGCGGGTGATGAATGTGCGCACCTGCGAGACCTGCCACGGCACGGGGCACATCATTAACGACCCCTGCCCCAAGTGCAACGGACGGGGCAAGGTGCGCCGCTCGCGCAAGATTAAGGTGAACATTCCCGCGGGTGTGGACGATGGGCAGGCGGTGACCATGCGCGGAGAGGGGCAGCCTGGTACGAGGGGCGGCCCGGCGGGCGACCTTTATGTACACCTGCGCGTGCGCCCGCATAAGCTCTTCCGGCGGGAGAATTACGACCTTTATTGCGATATCCCCATCACTTACGCCCAGGCGACGCTGGGCGGGGAGATCGAGGTGCCCACGCTGGAGGAGAAGGTGCGCTATAATATCCCGGAGGGGACGCAGCCGGGCACGACCTTCCGCCTGCGCGGCAAGGGCATTAAAGTGCTCAACTCCAACGCCAAAGGTCACCTTTACGTAACGGTGACCCTGGAGGTGCCCAAGCGCCTCTCGGCCGAGCAGAAGGAGCTGCTGCGCAAATTCGATGCGTCGCTGGGCAATGCCCAGCACGAAAAGCGCAAAAACTTTTTTGAAAAGATGAAAGACGCCTTTGGCGGATAA
- the hrcA gene encoding heat-inducible transcriptional repressor HrcA: protein MDIGERKLRILRAIIDDYIATGIPVGSRTIAKKYLDWSSATIRNEMSDLEEMGLLEQPHTSAGRVPSDLAYRLYVDQLMQVPDLSAEEIRYMQQYVHFRLGEIEEVISQAANLLSEITNYTAVALTPQMKDSVVTGFQLVPITENLALVVLVTEAGVLKDQVISIPKQMDSDQIYEVSKLLAKQLCGHTLAEIEETLHQQMDENLAKALQGHKRLAGSLIEALDTYAVPNLSKELVLGGAGKILNHPEYSDIDKARQFLSVLETKDRLYQLLRRGSKLQFNITIGRENEFEDLRNCSVVTATYRIGDQNLGSIGVIGPTRMDYSRVMSVLGFMGRSLTEVLSNLTDGE, encoded by the coding sequence ATGGATATTGGCGAACGCAAACTGCGCATTCTGCGCGCGATCATCGACGACTATATCGCTACGGGCATCCCGGTTGGCTCCCGTACGATCGCCAAAAAGTATCTGGACTGGAGCAGCGCCACCATCCGCAATGAGATGAGCGACCTGGAGGAGATGGGTTTGCTGGAGCAGCCCCATACCTCGGCCGGCCGCGTCCCTTCTGATTTAGCCTACCGGCTGTATGTGGATCAGCTGATGCAGGTGCCGGATCTTTCCGCAGAGGAGATCCGTTACATGCAGCAGTACGTGCATTTCCGCCTGGGCGAGATCGAAGAGGTGATCTCGCAGGCGGCGAATCTGCTGAGCGAAATTACCAATTATACCGCCGTTGCCCTGACGCCGCAGATGAAAGACAGCGTCGTCACCGGTTTTCAGTTGGTGCCGATCACGGAAAATTTGGCGCTGGTGGTGCTGGTTACCGAGGCCGGCGTGCTTAAAGATCAGGTCATCTCCATCCCCAAACAGATGGATTCGGATCAGATATATGAGGTATCCAAGCTGCTGGCTAAGCAGCTTTGCGGCCACACGCTGGCGGAGATCGAGGAGACGCTGCACCAGCAGATGGACGAAAACCTGGCCAAGGCCCTGCAGGGGCACAAGCGCCTGGCGGGCAGCCTGATCGAGGCGCTAGATACCTACGCCGTGCCCAACCTCTCTAAAGAGTTGGTGCTGGGCGGCGCGGGCAAGATCCTCAACCATCCGGAATATAGCGATATCGATAAGGCGCGCCAGTTCTTATCGGTTTTGGAAACGAAGGACCGGCTTTATCAACTGCTCCGGCGGGGCAGCAAATTGCAGTTTAACATCACCATCGGGCGGGAGAACGAGTTTGAGGATTTGCGCAATTGTTCGGTGGTGACGGCAACTTACCGCATAGGCGACCAAAACTTGGGTTCGATCGGCGTGATCGGGCCGACGCGGATGGATTACAGCCGCGTCATGTCCGTGCTGGGCTTTATGGGGCGCAGCCTCACCGAGGTGCTTTCGAACCTGACCGATGGCGAATAG
- a CDS encoding potassium-transporting ATPase subunit KdpA, whose protein sequence is MVQLVLTILIYLMMVIPVGIYVYHIAAGKHTFADPVFNRLDGLIYRISGIDPHKGMNWKKYAVSLLVTNAVMILLGYIILRIQSIGLFNPNGIGNMEESLSFNTIISFMTNTNLQHYSGESGLSYLSQMLVIIFMMFVSAASGYAACVAFIRGLAGKTKDNVGNFFADLVRITTRVLLPFSIIGGMLLVWQGVPQNFTGNVVVDTIEGAKQIIAMGPVAALEIIKHLGTNGGGFLGANSSTPIENPTIISNLIELYSMMLLPGASVITFGKMVRDRKREQAQANGQKLEIKGKASRSLTVWMYGREGRTIFAAMGIIFILGLGLCFWAESQGNPALADVGLSQTQGSMEGKEVRFGIAQSAMFTTTTTSFTTGTVNNMHDTLTPLGGMVPLLHMMLNVVFGGKGVGLMNMIMYAILAVFICGLMIGRTPEYLGKKIEGREMKLTALCIIIHPFLILTFSAIAVATQGGLEGITNSGFHGLTQVLYEFSSSAANNGSGFEGLADNTMFWNITTGLAMFFGRYLSIVIQLAIAGSLMKKRFVNESVGTLHTDTASFAIILVFVVYIFAALTFFPVLSLGPIAEHLSLWT, encoded by the coding sequence ATGGTGCAGCTCGTATTGACCATTCTCATCTATTTGATGATGGTCATTCCGGTCGGGATCTATGTCTATCATATCGCCGCCGGAAAGCATACCTTTGCCGACCCGGTATTTAACCGCCTTGACGGGCTGATCTACCGGATCAGCGGCATCGATCCCCATAAGGGTATGAACTGGAAAAAATATGCGGTATCGCTTCTGGTGACCAATGCCGTCATGATCCTGCTGGGGTATATTATCCTGCGGATCCAGAGCATCGGCCTTTTCAACCCCAATGGGATCGGGAACATGGAAGAATCCCTGTCCTTTAATACGATCATCAGCTTTATGACCAATACCAACCTGCAGCACTACTCCGGCGAGTCCGGCCTTTCGTACTTATCGCAGATGCTGGTCATCATCTTCATGATGTTCGTATCCGCGGCCAGCGGTTACGCGGCCTGCGTGGCCTTTATTCGCGGCCTGGCGGGAAAGACCAAGGACAATGTGGGCAACTTTTTTGCGGATCTGGTACGCATCACCACCCGCGTGTTGCTGCCTTTTTCCATCATCGGCGGCATGCTTCTGGTATGGCAGGGCGTGCCCCAGAACTTTACCGGTAATGTGGTCGTGGATACGATCGAGGGCGCCAAGCAGATCATCGCCATGGGGCCTGTGGCGGCGCTGGAGATCATTAAACACCTGGGGACGAACGGCGGCGGTTTCCTGGGCGCCAACTCGTCTACACCCATTGAGAACCCCACGATCATTTCCAACCTTATCGAGCTTTATTCGATGATGCTGTTGCCGGGAGCCAGCGTCATCACCTTTGGCAAGATGGTGCGGGACCGCAAGCGCGAGCAGGCACAGGCCAACGGACAGAAACTGGAGATCAAGGGCAAGGCGTCTAGGAGCCTGACCGTATGGATGTACGGCCGCGAAGGGCGCACGATCTTTGCCGCTATGGGGATCATCTTTATCCTGGGGCTGGGCCTTTGCTTCTGGGCAGAGAGCCAGGGCAACCCGGCGTTGGCCGATGTGGGCTTGAGCCAAACACAGGGCAGTATGGAAGGCAAAGAGGTCCGGTTCGGCATCGCTCAATCTGCGATGTTTACCACGACGACAACGTCGTTTACCACGGGTACCGTTAATAATATGCACGATACCCTAACGCCTTTGGGCGGCATGGTGCCCCTGCTGCATATGATGCTTAACGTCGTCTTCGGCGGCAAGGGCGTAGGCCTTATGAACATGATCATGTACGCTATACTGGCGGTGTTTATCTGCGGGCTGATGATCGGCCGGACGCCGGAATACCTGGGTAAAAAGATCGAGGGGCGCGAGATGAAGCTGACGGCCCTTTGCATCATCATCCATCCCTTCCTGATCCTGACTTTTTCCGCTATCGCGGTCGCCACGCAGGGAGGGCTGGAAGGCATTACCAACTCGGGGTTCCACGGGCTGACGCAGGTGCTCTATGAGTTTTCGTCCTCAGCGGCCAACAACGGTTCCGGTTTTGAGGGCCTGGCCGATAATACGATGTTCTGGAACATTACAACGGGCTTGGCCATGTTCTTTGGGCGTTACCTGTCCATCGTCATCCAGCTGGCCATCGCCGGATCGTTGATGAAAAAACGCTTTGTCAATGAGTCCGTGGGGACCCTGCATACCGATACCGCCTCGTTTGCCATCATTTTGGTATTTGTGGTATACATCTTCGCGGCGCTGACCTTCTTCCCGGTGCTCTCGCTAGGGCCCATCGCGGAACATCTCAGCCTCTGGACATAA
- the hemW gene encoding radical SAM family heme chaperone HemW, giving the protein MAGIYIHIPFCKARCRYCDFTSYAGRAADMSAYLSALEKEIDRWAVRAQATAFETVFIGGGTPSILPLGAVTQLLSALRRRFALLKDAEITLEANPGTLTAEKLTEYRESGINRLSIGLQTADGGLLRALGRIHTYPVFEENYKLARAAGFSHINVDLMYGLPGQGLAQWRDTLERVTVLAPEHISAYSLILEEGTALYADVQAGRAAALPGEDAEDDMAKLARSLLASRGYSRYEISNFARPGQECRHNLNYWQNGDFIGLGCAAHGYFGGERYENTAELCEYIGRVQAGESPVAARSYPSGNDALFETLMMGLRMVRGVPLAALEGRYGATLPEKWKKLIHTYESGGLMRLENGRLALTERGLDVQNPLLVAFLQALDNNF; this is encoded by the coding sequence ATGGCGGGTATCTATATCCATATCCCCTTTTGCAAGGCCCGGTGCCGGTATTGCGATTTTACTTCGTATGCCGGGCGCGCGGCGGATATGTCGGCCTACCTGAGCGCGCTGGAAAAGGAAATAGACCGCTGGGCGGTCCGCGCGCAGGCTACGGCCTTTGAAACGGTCTTTATCGGCGGGGGCACGCCCTCTATTTTGCCGCTTGGGGCGGTTACGCAGCTTTTAAGCGCGCTGCGCCGCCGCTTTGCGCTTTTAAAGGATGCGGAGATCACCCTGGAAGCCAACCCCGGTACGCTGACGGCAGAGAAGTTAACCGAATATCGGGAGAGCGGGATCAACCGGTTGAGCATCGGCCTGCAAACGGCGGACGGCGGGCTGCTGCGCGCCCTGGGCCGCATCCATACCTATCCTGTTTTTGAGGAGAACTATAAGCTCGCCCGTGCGGCGGGCTTTAGCCATATCAATGTGGACCTGATGTACGGCCTGCCCGGGCAGGGGCTTGCGCAGTGGCGGGATACCCTTGAGCGGGTCACGGTGCTGGCGCCGGAGCATATTTCCGCCTATTCCCTCATCTTGGAGGAGGGGACGGCGCTGTATGCGGATGTGCAGGCGGGGCGCGCCGCCGCTCTGCCCGGAGAGGATGCGGAGGACGACATGGCAAAGCTGGCCCGCAGCCTGCTGGCCAGCCGGGGATACAGCCGCTATGAAATCTCCAACTTTGCCCGGCCGGGACAGGAATGCCGCCATAACCTGAACTATTGGCAAAACGGCGATTTTATCGGCCTGGGCTGCGCGGCGCACGGCTATTTCGGCGGGGAGCGGTATGAGAATACCGCCGAGCTGTGCGAATATATCGGGCGTGTGCAGGCCGGAGAAAGCCCGGTGGCAGCGCGCAGCTACCCTTCCGGCAATGACGCGCTGTTTGAAACGCTGATGATGGGGCTGCGCATGGTACGGGGCGTTCCGCTGGCCGCCCTGGAAGGTCGGTACGGCGCGACGCTGCCGGAGAAATGGAAAAAACTCATCCACACCTATGAAAGCGGAGGGCTGATGCGCCTTGAAAACGGCCGCCTGGCCCTGACGGAGCGGGGGCTGGACGTGCAGAATCCCCTCCTGGTGGCGTTCTTACAGGCACTGGATAATAATTTTTGA
- the htpG gene encoding molecular chaperone HtpG: MAKKQFKTESKRILDLMINSIYTHREIFLRELISNASDASDKLYFTAMKEGNTGLNREDLPIHIGVDKENRVLTISDHGCGMKREELENNLGVIARSGTLNFKKDNDLGEDIDVIGQFGVGFYAAFMVSKKVTVQSRAYGSDEAWQWQSTGADGYTIEPCEKAENGTDIILEIKDDEGEEHYGEFLEQYRLAAIVKKYSDYVRYPIQMEMESTRMKEGSETETETVVETSTLNSMVPIWRRAKGEVTDEDYNNFYKEKFMDFEDPLSVVSHAVEGAVTYQALLFIPKAVPFNYYSRDFEKGLQLYSNGVMIMDKCPDLLPDAFSFVRGLVDSSDLSLNISRETLQHDRQLRAIANNVKKKIKSELQKLLKNDREKYELFFKNFGRQLKVGVYTNYGAEKEFLQDLLLFHSLAGDKLIALQEYVDAMPEGQKYIYYACGTDINRVAQLPQMERVRDAGYDVLCMTEDIDEFAVRMMRDFAGKEFKSISDNDLGLDSQEDQEKAEQQAAEYKALFEDMQKALEGKVKQVKLSSRLKSHPVCLSSDGPLSLEMEKVLNAMPTEEKVKADRILELNGDHPVFETLCKLQGKDEEKLGQYAQMLYDQALLIAGMEIEDPVAYCNRVCQLMADKA, encoded by the coding sequence ATGGCAAAAAAGCAGTTTAAGACGGAGTCCAAGCGTATTTTGGATCTGATGATCAACTCGATCTATACCCACCGGGAGATCTTTCTCCGGGAGCTGATCTCAAACGCCAGCGACGCCAGCGATAAGCTTTATTTTACCGCGATGAAGGAGGGCAATACCGGCCTGAACCGGGAGGATTTGCCCATCCATATCGGCGTGGATAAGGAAAACCGCGTGCTGACGATCTCGGACCACGGCTGCGGCATGAAGCGGGAGGAACTGGAAAATAACCTGGGTGTGATCGCCCGCAGCGGTACCTTGAACTTTAAAAAGGATAACGACCTGGGCGAGGATATCGACGTGATCGGCCAGTTTGGCGTAGGTTTTTACGCGGCTTTTATGGTCAGCAAAAAGGTGACGGTGCAAAGCCGCGCCTACGGCTCGGATGAGGCGTGGCAGTGGCAGTCTACCGGCGCGGATGGCTACACCATTGAGCCCTGCGAAAAGGCGGAAAATGGCACGGACATCATCCTCGAGATCAAGGATGACGAGGGCGAGGAGCACTATGGCGAGTTTTTAGAGCAGTACCGTCTGGCCGCCATCGTCAAAAAATACTCGGATTATGTACGCTATCCCATTCAGATGGAGATGGAATCCACCCGCATGAAAGAGGGAAGTGAAACAGAGACCGAGACCGTGGTGGAGACCTCTACCCTCAACAGCATGGTGCCCATCTGGCGCCGGGCCAAGGGCGAGGTCACCGATGAGGATTATAACAACTTCTATAAAGAAAAGTTTATGGATTTTGAGGATCCGCTCTCAGTAGTGTCCCACGCGGTGGAGGGCGCCGTGACCTATCAGGCGTTGCTGTTCATCCCCAAAGCCGTGCCCTTCAATTACTATTCCCGTGATTTTGAAAAGGGCCTGCAGCTCTATTCCAACGGCGTGATGATCATGGATAAGTGCCCGGACCTACTGCCGGATGCGTTCAGCTTTGTGCGCGGGTTGGTGGATTCCTCCGACCTCTCGCTCAATATCTCCCGCGAGACCCTGCAGCACGACAGGCAGCTGCGCGCCATTGCCAACAACGTGAAAAAGAAGATCAAAAGCGAGCTGCAAAAGCTGCTTAAAAACGACCGGGAAAAGTACGAGCTCTTCTTCAAAAACTTTGGCCGTCAATTAAAGGTGGGCGTATATACCAACTATGGCGCGGAAAAGGAGTTTTTGCAGGATCTGCTGTTGTTCCATTCCCTAGCCGGGGATAAGCTGATCGCCCTGCAGGAGTATGTGGACGCCATGCCAGAAGGGCAAAAATATATCTACTATGCCTGCGGTACGGATATCAACCGTGTGGCCCAGCTGCCCCAGATGGAGCGCGTGCGGGACGCGGGGTACGATGTGCTGTGCATGACGGAGGATATCGACGAGTTTGCCGTGCGCATGATGCGCGACTTTGCGGGGAAGGAGTTTAAGTCCATCTCCGATAACGACCTGGGGCTGGATAGCCAGGAGGATCAGGAAAAGGCTGAGCAGCAGGCGGCCGAGTACAAGGCGCTGTTTGAAGATATGCAAAAGGCGCTGGAGGGAAAAGTGAAGCAGGTCAAGCTCTCTAGCCGGCTGAAATCCCACCCGGTTTGTCTGAGCAGCGACGGTCCCCTGTCCCTGGAGATGGAGAAGGTATTAAACGCCATGCCCACAGAGGAGAAGGTCAAGGCTGACCGCATCCTGGAATTGAATGGTGATCACCCGGTGTTTGAGACCCTGTGCAAGCTGCAGGGCAAGGATGAGGAAAAGCTCGGGCAGTACGCCCAGATGCTTTACGACCAGGCACTGCTGATCGCCGGCATGGAGATCGAAGATCCGGTAGCTTATTGCAACCGGGTATGCCAGCTGATGGCGGATAAAGCCTAG
- a CDS encoding MBL fold metallo-hydrolase, whose product MQDPVFMSVKITPNTILISGVGCYSYLVMGDEMAMMIDTGMSHRDIHEYARQFTDLPITGVINTHGHFDHTGGNGWFKVAYMHPYAATEAKKPFDDSEYPLDYEIVTVEDGHMFDLGSRKLQVIYDGAHNPGSIAILDRQNRMLFTGDEVDPGQVLIFRMAGHQENIQSCQSIQNHQRNMRKLKAYYDDFDIICPGHNGMAIHKSYINDFIVCDQMILDGAQGKTDITSPSMHFPGLPTSRRFEYKGAHICYDIDMIYDEQVKK is encoded by the coding sequence ATGCAGGACCCGGTTTTTATGTCCGTTAAGATCACGCCAAACACGATCCTGATCTCGGGGGTGGGGTGCTACAGTTATCTGGTCATGGGGGATGAGATGGCCATGATGATCGATACCGGCATGAGCCACCGCGATATCCACGAATACGCGCGCCAGTTTACCGATCTGCCCATCACAGGGGTGATCAATACCCACGGCCACTTTGACCACACCGGCGGCAACGGCTGGTTCAAGGTAGCGTATATGCACCCTTATGCGGCTACGGAGGCTAAAAAGCCCTTTGACGATTCTGAATATCCGCTGGATTATGAGATCGTTACGGTGGAAGATGGGCATATGTTCGATCTGGGCAGCCGTAAGCTGCAGGTGATCTACGACGGGGCGCACAACCCTGGCAGCATCGCCATTTTAGATAGGCAGAACCGCATGCTCTTTACCGGGGATGAGGTGGACCCGGGACAGGTGCTGATCTTTAGGATGGCGGGCCATCAGGAGAATATCCAAAGCTGCCAGAGCATCCAGAACCATCAGCGCAATATGCGTAAACTGAAAGCTTATTATGATGACTTTGACATCATCTGCCCGGGACATAACGGCATGGCTATCCATAAAAGCTATATCAACGATTTTATCGTCTGCGACCAGATGATCCTGGACGGGGCGCAGGGGAAAACGGATATTACCTCGCCTTCCATGCACTTCCCGGGGCTGCCCACCTCGCGCCGCTTTGAGTATAAGGGCGCCCATATCTGCTACGATATCGACATGATCTATGATGAGCAGGTAAAAAAATAA